One Larus michahellis chromosome 11, bLarMic1.1, whole genome shotgun sequence genomic region harbors:
- the PPP2CA gene encoding serine/threonine-protein phosphatase 2A catalytic subunit alpha isoform, whose protein sequence is MEEKVFTKELDQWVEQLNECKQLSEGQVKSLCEKAKEILTKESNVQEVRCPVTVCGDVHGQFHDLMELFRIGGKSPDTNYLFMGDYVDRGYYSVETVTLLVALKVRYRERITILRGNHESRQITQVYGFYDECLRKYGNANVWKYFTDLFDYLPLTALVDGQIFCLHGGLSPSIDTLDHIRALDRLQEVPHEGPMCDLLWSDPDDRGGWGISPRGAGYTFGQDISETFNHANGLTLVSRAHQLVMEGYNWCHDRNVVTIFSAPNYCYRCGNQAAIMELDDTLKYSFLQFDPAPRRGEPHVTRRTPDYFL, encoded by the exons AGGAGCTCGACCAGTGGGTGGAGCAGCTCAACGAGTGCAAGCAGCTCTCTGAGGGGCAGGTGAAGAGCCTCTGCGAGAAG GCTAAAGAAATTTTGACGAAAGAATCTAATGTACAAGAAGTGCGATGTCCAGTCACAGTCTGTGGAGATGTCCACGGACAATTTCACGACCTCATGGAACTTTTCAGAATTGGAGGCAAATCACCAGACACGAACTATTTGTTTATGGGGGACTATGTTGACAGAGGCTATTATTCAGTTGAAACAGTCACATTGCTTGTAGCTCTTAAG GTCCGTTACCGTGAACGTATCACAATTCTTCGAGGGAACCACGAAAGCAGGCAAATCACACAAGTATATGGTTTCTATGATGAATGTTTAAGAAAATACGGAAATGCAAATGTTTGGAAATACTTTACAGACCTTTTTGATTACCTGCCTCTAACTGCCTTGGTGGATGGCCAG ATTTTCTGTCTACACGGTGGCCTCTCCCCATCGATAGATACACTGGATCACATTAGAGCACTTGATCGTTTGCAGGAGGTTCCCCATGag GGTCCAATGTGTGACTTGCTATGGTCAGATCCAGATGATCGTGGTGGCTGGGGAATTTCTCCTCGAGGTGCAGGTTATACATTTGGACAGGATATTTCAGAAACCTTTAACCATGCTAATGGCCTTACGTTGGTTTCAAGAGCTCATCAGTTGGTAATGGAG gggTACAACTGGTGCCATGATCGGAATGTAGTAACAATTTTCAGTGCTCCAAACTATTGTTACCGTTGTGGCAACCAGGCTGCAATTATGGAACTTGATGATACTCTAAAATACTCCTT TTTGCAGTTCGATCCAGCACCACGTAGAGGTGAACCGCATGTTACTCGTCGCACCCCAGACTACTTCCTGTAA